The genomic stretch TGGGAAAATCCATACGACAACAATTCAATTGTCCTTTAAGACCAACGATATCACGAAACAGGTCTTTGAACAGGAATTTAAAAAGAAGGCAGCCAATCAAGGTAAGCTCATCGGTGATAATGTTAAAATAAAGAGCCTTCATCTAAATCAAGATGGAAGAGTTTATGTGGACTTCACCAAAAATCTCGTCGCCGAAATGAATGCTGGAGCTGGGTATGAAGGGATGATTCTACAGAGCATTGCCAATACTCTAGGTGATTATTATGGAGTAAGTGAAGTAAACCTTACCCTTGAAGGAGAACCTTATGCTTCAGGTCATGTGGAAATGAAAAAAGGGGAGTTTTTCAAAGTTGATCATAAAAATGTTGTGGAAAAATCGTGAGATCATTATTTAGTACCATTACATTTGAATAATGAAGAGCAAGAACAGGTGGAGCTTACCACCTGTTCTTGCTTTGAGAAATAGAAATAGTCTTGAATTTACGGCCAATTTGTGATGTAATAGTTATGTCTATAAATGAAACAACGTTTCACTGAGAGGGGCCGCTTAATCGTGCAAGAACGTCATCCTATTAAATACTTAGCACCTGCTTGGTTTGCTGTCATCATGGGCACCGGGGGATTAGCCAATATCTTGTATCTTTGGCAGGATGTTTTTCCTCTGGGGCATTCTCTAGGTATAGTCATAGCAGCCTTAGCTGACCTGCTCTATTTCATCGTCTTAGTTCCTTGGGTGATTCGCTGGACAAAGTTTTTCCCTTATGCCTATCGGGATTTAAATCATCCCTTAGCAGGGAACTTCTTCGTAACTATGCCTGTAGCAACGACCATTGTGGGGACCAATGTTTTTCTAATCTGGAGTCAATATTTAAGTGAGGCACTGACCTACAACATCATTTTTGCTGCTTGGATTATTGCAATCATCGGGGTCACCTTCTTTACTTTTTATAGCACCTTCAGATTCATGCGAGCAGAGGAAACCCCCAAGCCGGAAATGATTAATTTTTCCTGGATTATGGCGCCTATTGCCAATATGGCAGTTTCTTTGATTGGGAATCCTGTTCTTGAACTTACCATGAAAATGAAGCCTTCTTGGAGTGTCTCTGTACTCATCACTAATACTGCCTTATTTGGGATTGGCTTTTTTCTTTTTATCTTCATAAGTGCCATTGTTTTTGTGCGTTTAGCGTACCATCCCCTTCCTCCTGCAGAGACGATTCCTTCCTTTGGAATTTTCGTCAGCGCAGTGGGGCTTGCTGTCAGTGCCATCATCGATCAGTCAAAGCATGCTCATAGTATCGGTCTTTTAGCTAGCACGGATTTAGCAAACTTAGTAGCTGCTGTGATCTGGGGATTTGGTATCTGGATTGTGGGCATTATCGCGATTATCAGTATCTATCAAATGCGCAAGAGTGGAATTCCCTTTAGTATGGGTTGGTGGGCATATATCTTCCCCTTGGCAGCGTATACGATTTCCAGCCAAAAGATTGCTGCCATCTTTTTATCCCCTCTGACAACGGGATATACGGTATTTTTAACCCTTCTATTGGTTCTGCTTTGGGTATATACTTTTGTCAACACAATCCGGGGAGCGGTAAGTGGGAAACTCTTTACAGGAACCCCCATTCCCGAAACTCCCAAGAAGGAACCAGCCAGTTCTCCGATCCGTAAGTCAGAATACGGTTCTTCTGCTCTTCCCTGAGATTGAAGTTCAGGGCTATTGCGGTAGCATAATAATAGTGCAGAACATTAAAGTGAACGAAGTGGAGGTTGCAAATCGCTTTTTAAGCAGTTTGCAACCTCCACTTTTTTCTTATCTATCTTTAGTAGGATTCTATAAGGTGATAATTTGTTTTTAAAAAGGCTAACAGTTCGTGAGCGGCATGAGGAAGATAACGACCCTTTTTCCAGGTTAAGGCCAATTGCAAGCATAAGTTCGTATCTGCAAAGGGGCGGTAGGTAATCGTAAGGGGGTTCAGAGTCTGGCATATTTTGGTGGGTAATAGAGCTACCCCCAGCTTAGCAGTCACCATTTGCGTCATCAGCTCACGTTGGGAGGTTTCAAAGGCAATCTCCGGAGTAATTCCAGCATTTTTGCACCCAGCAATAATTATGTCATGGAGCTTATAGTCATTGTTGTAAAGGATTAATTGTTCTCCTTCAAAATCTTTATAGTCAATGAGGTCATATCGGGCTAAAGGATGGGTTGAGTGCATAACGACGCTGAGAGGGTCTTGCTCGAACCAAATCCACTCGAAGAGATCTGAGTCTTCTGGGGTAAAGATCCCAAAATCCAGTAAGCCATCCTGGAGGGAAGCTTCAATCTTCTTGGGGCCATATTCAAAAAGCTGAATCTGAATTTTCGGGTACTCACTTTTAAAAGCACCGAGCATATGGGAAAAGGTGGTGACAGCAGTAATAGGGGGGAGTCCAATGTGAATCTTACCAGTTTGTAGTTTGGCTAGACCTTCTAGTTGAGTGTTGATATTTCTAAAGGCGGCTACAATTTGTTGTGCTTGATCAAGAACAAGCTCTCCGGCATCTGTCAGTTTCACATATTTTGTACTGCGATAAAACAAGGTTTTTCCCAACTCTGCCTCTAGATCCTTAATTGCTTTGCTGATCGAGGGTTGAGAAGTATGGGTTACTTCAGCTGCGATGCTGAAACTTTTATGACGCGCAACTTCGATAAAATACTCTAGATGCCGTATTTCCACGTATCTCCCCACCTTTTACGTTTATTCATTGGTCGAATATATTGTATTCGTAACGAGTATTTTACATCGCAATAGAAGGTAATTAAAATAGAATTAGAAGTTTGAAAAGTCTGAGGAATACATATTGGTTGATCTGCTCGACAATTGTATTTGTAAAGGGGGTTGCCCTAGATCGATACTCTTAAGTATAATGTAAATTTCCGAAATCTTCTAGGACGAACTTGGTTGAATGGATCAATCACTTGAAAGGGTTTAGTGATATGTCCAAAACATAGTCTTTAAAGTATCGAATCTTTGCATGTGTGGCAATTATTCTAGGGATGGGGAGCTGGAGTAATATTCTCTATCCATGGATGCCAAAGGTGATGTCTTTTTTCAACCCTTGGCAAGGGTATAGCTTGCTGTTTTCATTTTGGATTATAGCGGTGGTTGGAGTTTCTTTCTTCACCTATAGAAAGATATCCTTTCTCCACTAACTTCGGGAGTTTCATCCTTCCTAACAATCTTTCTTACTGTAATATGGCTCTGTTTTTGGAGAAGCAGGGTGGGGATATTCATTCGCTCCATCGATTATTTGGAGATAAAACAAAAGAGAAGTAGAGTTTAAGTTCTTCTGCCGAACATAAACTCTACTTCTTCGCTTTTTAAACGATTTTTTAACAATAAAGAATTCAGAATTCACACCTGATCCCAAGCAAGATTGAGCACTCTCTTGGCATTGGCGATGACCAATTCAGGGTCCTCGTCCCTATAGGGTTTGACCTCTAGGCTGACAATCGGTCGGTTTTCTTTGTTGAGAAATCCAATCTTTAGAAGGACGCGGAGATATTCTACAAGTTCTTTCACATCATTTTCACTGCCAGGGAAGCCAAATCGCGGATGTTCATCTCCATAGATGGGAGAGGATTTGTCCTTAACAAGAGTATTGCCCATATGGGCATGGATAATATAGTCCTTTACAGGGATCAGGGATTCCTCGGGTGTTTCCCGTAGCTGAGGTAGGTGGCTTAAATCTACCATTAAACCAAAATTATCGTATTCCTGGCATATTTCACTAGCATATCGCTTGGTCAAGGCCACCGGTCCGATCAGAGAACATTTGTCCACATCATAGTCAAATACTTCAATAGCGACCTTCATAGGTCCCTTGGATTTAGCGTAGGCACATATCTCCTTGGTAGAGCGAATTAGTGCCTGATAGGCCTCTTCCTTTTTAGCTTCTTCATATTTTCCGCTGAGGAAAGCAAAATCCTTTGCGCCCATCTCATAGGCTTCATCGATACCCTCTTTGACATTAGCTAGAGCTAGTAATCGCTCTTCCTCATTGAGAGAATTGAGATTCTGCTTGGTAGTCAAGAGTCGAGGCATTCCTGCATAGGAGAATTCCATATGAGAAGTCTCAATGATTTGCTTGGCTTTTTTTCGAATGACAGGGTCTTTAATCCAGGTCATTTCGACGACTTCGAAGTAATCATCAAGGGCAACCCTTCTCAGAGTTTCCAGGATGGGCCCTTCTCCATTGCCAGTGCTGGGATAAGCCATAAAATGAACTAGGCCTACTTTCATATATTTACGAAAGGATTCATTCATTGGGCATCCTCCTTAATCTGTTATGGAATTCTTTTGTGGCTCAACTTAAGAATAAAGAGTTCTATCGAAAGAGTAAAATAGTTGTTTGGAATATTGCGTATTCGATAGAGGAATAAAGAAGGCGGAATTGGATGACGAGATGTAAAATTCAGGACTTATTCAATCCATAAATATACTGTATTCAGATTAGGTATTTTACTTACGGTCATGAGGTATCTACAATGAAGTCATAAAGCCGTATGAAAATTCTGATTTGTAAGGAGGAAGTAAAAATGGCTATTATGAGATCGGTACTCTTTGTTGCGGGAAATGATAAGGGGGCCCTAGACGAGTCTTTAACCTATGGGGCGGATGCACTTATTTTGGATCTGGAGGATTTAGTACCACCGTTGGAAAAACCTAGAGCACGCAAAATGGTTAGTGGAAATGTTAAGCACGCAGGCTCTCAAGGTGCTGAGGTGTGGGTTCGGGTGAATGCTTGGGAGACCAATATGACCAATGATGACTTGGAAGCTGCAGTATGTGAAGGTCTTACAGGAATTAATCTGACCAAGGTTGCCGGTGCTGGGGACGTACAGCGTCTTTCTTGGAGACTTGAAGAATTGGAGCGAGCGAAGGGCCTGGAAGTAGGAAGTATTAAGGTCTGCCTCCTGCTTGAAACAGCAATCGGTATTATCAATGCATATGAATCTTGCGCTGCTAGCCCTCGTGTCGCCGCCGCAATCTTTGGTGCAGTAGATTATACCCGTGATATGCAAGTCAAGCTGACCCCTGAAGCAAAAGAGCAGCAATTCGCCCGTGGTTATGTTGCTGTTGCGGCTCGTGCTGCTGGCATTATAGCTCTTGATGCTCCATTCCTCAATTATACTGATAAAGAAGGATATGTACGCAACATAGCTGAAGGACGTCAGTTGGGGTATAAGGGCCGGATGATCGTTCATCCTAGTCTCGTGGAAGCTGCTAATCGTCTCTATTCTCCTGATCCAGAGGATGTGCAATGGGCTAAAGAGATTAAGAAGGTTTTCGAAGAGGAAGCCATTGCGAAAGGGAAAGCGGCAATCGTCTATAACGATAAACTAGTGGATACCCCTGTGTATAGCAATGCTCTCGATATTCTTGCGAATCAAGCTGAGATAGATGCCAAGCTGGGAAAGAAGTAAACAATACTATTGAAAGAAGATCGATCCTGAG from Desulfitobacterium dichloroeliminans LMG P-21439 encodes the following:
- a CDS encoding C4-dicarboxylate ABC transporter: MQERHPIKYLAPAWFAVIMGTGGLANILYLWQDVFPLGHSLGIVIAALADLLYFIVLVPWVIRWTKFFPYAYRDLNHPLAGNFFVTMPVATTIVGTNVFLIWSQYLSEALTYNIIFAAWIIAIIGVTFFTFYSTFRFMRAEETPKPEMINFSWIMAPIANMAVSLIGNPVLELTMKMKPSWSVSVLITNTALFGIGFFLFIFISAIVFVRLAYHPLPPAETIPSFGIFVSAVGLAVSAIIDQSKHAHSIGLLASTDLANLVAAVIWGFGIWIVGIIAIISIYQMRKSGIPFSMGWWAYIFPLAAYTISSQKIAAIFLSPLTTGYTVFLTLLLVLLWVYTFVNTIRGAVSGKLFTGTPIPETPKKEPASSPIRKSEYGSSALP
- a CDS encoding LysR family transcriptional regulator; this encodes MEIRHLEYFIEVARHKSFSIAAEVTHTSQPSISKAIKDLEAELGKTLFYRSTKYVKLTDAGELVLDQAQQIVAAFRNINTQLEGLAKLQTGKIHIGLPPITAVTTFSHMLGAFKSEYPKIQIQLFEYGPKKIEASLQDGLLDFGIFTPEDSDLFEWIWFEQDPLSVVMHSTHPLARYDLIDYKDFEGEQLILYNNDYKLHDIIIAGCKNAGITPEIAFETSQRELMTQMVTAKLGVALLPTKICQTLNPLTITYRPFADTNLCLQLALTWKKGRYLPHAAHELLAFLKTNYHLIESY
- a CDS encoding sugar phosphate isomerase/epimerase family protein, with protein sequence MNESFRKYMKVGLVHFMAYPSTGNGEGPILETLRRVALDDYFEVVEMTWIKDPVIRKKAKQIIETSHMEFSYAGMPRLLTTKQNLNSLNEEERLLALANVKEGIDEAYEMGAKDFAFLSGKYEEAKKEEAYQALIRSTKEICAYAKSKGPMKVAIEVFDYDVDKCSLIGPVALTKRYASEICQEYDNFGLMVDLSHLPQLRETPEESLIPVKDYIIHAHMGNTLVKDKSSPIYGDEHPRFGFPGSENDVKELVEYLRVLLKIGFLNKENRPIVSLEVKPYRDEDPELVIANAKRVLNLAWDQV
- a CDS encoding HpcH/HpaI aldolase/citrate lyase family protein; this translates as MAIMRSVLFVAGNDKGALDESLTYGADALILDLEDLVPPLEKPRARKMVSGNVKHAGSQGAEVWVRVNAWETNMTNDDLEAAVCEGLTGINLTKVAGAGDVQRLSWRLEELERAKGLEVGSIKVCLLLETAIGIINAYESCAASPRVAAAIFGAVDYTRDMQVKLTPEAKEQQFARGYVAVAARAAGIIALDAPFLNYTDKEGYVRNIAEGRQLGYKGRMIVHPSLVEAANRLYSPDPEDVQWAKEIKKVFEEEAIAKGKAAIVYNDKLVDTPVYSNALDILANQAEIDAKLGKK